A section of the Perognathus longimembris pacificus isolate PPM17 chromosome 7, ASM2315922v1, whole genome shotgun sequence genome encodes:
- the Cdca8 gene encoding borealin produces MAPRKRNSRATKTNSLRSRKLASFLKDFDREVQVRTKQIEGDRQNLLKEVDNLYNIEILRLPRALRDMNWLEYFALGGNKQALEEAATADVDITEIDKLTTEAIQTPLKSSRKQKVVKVDEMIEEEEDENKHKNLQTTMVKKCPPSKKRTQSVQGKGRSKRSSYYNTVTPAVGRLELSMVKPTPGVTPRFDSRVFKTPGLRTPAAREQIYHISANGSPLADSKEISLTVPVAGGSSMRLLASDLQKMDITELGPEAIGNIKKLSSRLYQICSSLGTHR; encoded by the exons ATGGCTCCCCGGAAGCGCAACAGTCGGGCGACCAAGACCAACTCGTTACGGAGCCGAAAACTTGCCTCCTTCCTCAAGGACTTCGATCGTGAAG TGCAAGTACGAACGAAGCAAATCGAGGGCGACCGGCAGAACCTCCTCAAGGAGGTGGACAACCTCTACAACATCGAGATCCTACGGCTCCCCAGGGCGCTGCGCGACATGAACTGGCTCGAGTACTTCG ccCTTGGAGGAAACAAGCAAGCTCTGGAAGAGGCAGCAACA GCTGATGTGGATATCACAGAAATAGACAAATTAACAACAGAAGCTATTCAGACACCTCTGAAATCTTCTAGAA AACAGAAAGTAGTAAAGGTGGATGAAATgatagaggaggaagaagatgaaaataaacataaaaatcttCAAACTACCATG GTCAAGAAGTGTCCTCCATCCAAGAAGAGAACCCAGTCCGTGCAAGGAAAAGGCAGAAGCAAAAG GTCAAGCTATTACAACACGGTAACCCCAGCTGTGGGCAGACTAGAGTTGTCTATGGTGAAACCAACCCCAGGTGTGACACCCAGGTTTGATTCCAG AGTCTTCAAGACCCCGGGCCTCCGCACTCCCGCGGCCAGAGAACAGATTTACCACATCTCGGCCAATGGAAGCCCCCTTGCTGACAGCAAAGAGATCTCCCTCACCGTGCCAGTGGCTGGCGGCTCG AGTATGCGGTTATTGGCCAGTGACTTGCAGAAGATGGACATTACAGAGCTGGGTCCAGAGGCCATAGGAAACATTAAGAAGCTCTCA